The Dioscorea cayenensis subsp. rotundata cultivar TDr96_F1 chromosome 7, TDr96_F1_v2_PseudoChromosome.rev07_lg8_w22 25.fasta, whole genome shotgun sequence genome includes a region encoding these proteins:
- the LOC120264822 gene encoding LOW QUALITY PROTEIN: probable GTP diphosphokinase CRSH1, chloroplastic (The sequence of the model RefSeq protein was modified relative to this genomic sequence to represent the inferred CDS: inserted 2 bases in 1 codon): MKTNSMMWMKLNQFQITTDTTTTTTSSAAAAAAAAMAAAGHHLHVNHLLPKTQSKHPLKPISSSFVFIPRGKRTSRRIRCSAMEPLSLSPCASPSSSSPMAELVAAFNELSGRMGGALSTTSSSNLLFKALKLSIPPLQSLPIAPDGRAPXSRALSVACLLADLQMDAEVISAGILREALISGAITMDAVKGQIGIGTAHLLHENLRMRHIPSDVGIVDDESASALRRYCLTYYDIRALILELALKLDLMRHLDYLPRYHQQMKSLEVMRIYAPLAHAVGASALSLELEDLSFRYLFPLSYLYVDTWLRSRAVDSKPLIDVYKEQLVRALETDTELADMVEDIQVQGRYKSRFSTMKKLLKDGRKPEEVNDILGLRVILKQISGENTTEIGNRACYRTYEVIRTMWKEVPRRTKDYIGRPKANGYKSLHVAVDVSEHKGGIPLMEIQIRTTEMDKLADGGAASHSLYKGGLTDPGEAKRLKAIMLAAAELAALRLRDLPSSNERGLDIDQTNRVFRLLDKNGDGRISIEELTEVMEELGAGGKDAQELMLRLDANSDGSLSSDEFDMFQRQVEFMRNMEYKDDYYKTMLGDKLKMADDTGLIQVYRKELGDKLVVN; this comes from the exons atgaaaacaaactcaatgatGTGGATGAAACTGAACCAATTCCAAATCACCACcgacaccaccaccaccaccacctcctccgccgccgccgccgccgcggCAGCCATGGCGGCCGCCGGCCACCACCTTCACGTCAACCACCTTCTCCCAAAGACACAATCCAAGCATCCACTCAAACCCATCTCCTCATCCTTCGTCTTCATCCCTCGCGGTAAACGCACTAGCCGGAGGATCCGATGCTCCGCGATGGAGCCCCTCTCTCTTTCACCCTGCGCTTCTCCTTCTTCGTCTTCTCCAATGGCGGAGCTTGTTGCGGCTTTCAATGAGCTCAGTGGCCGGATGGGCGGCGCTCTTTCCACCACATCATCGTCAAACCTTCTCTTCAAGGCATTGAAGCTCTCCATTCCTCCATTGCAATCCCTTCCCATTGCCCCTGATGGTCGCGCCCC TTCTCGTGCTCTCTCCGTTGCTTGCCTCCTCGCTGACCTCCAG ATGGATGCTGAAGTTATATCTGCAGGCATACTCAGAGAAGCACTGATTTCAGGGGCTATAACAATGGATGCTGTGAAAGGCCAGATTGGAATTGGCACAGCTCATTTGTTGCATGAGAACTTAAGGATGAGGCACATTCCTTCTGATGTTGGAATTGTAGATGATGAGAGTGCCAGTGCATTGAGGAGGTATTGCCTGACATATTATGATATTCGAGCACTGATTTTGGAACTTGCTCTTAAACTTGATTTGATGAGGCATCTTGATTACCTCCCACGGTACCATCAGCAGATgaaatctcttgaagtcatgaGGATATATGCGCCGCTTGCCCATGCTGTTGGTGCCAGTGCTTTGTCACTTGAGCTCGAGGATCTTTCCTTTCGGTATTTGTTTCCATTATCATACCTCTATGTGGATACATGGTTGAGAAGCCGTGCGGTTGATAGTAAGCCATTGATAGATGTTTACAAGGAGCAGTTGGTTCGAGCATTGGAAACTGACACTGAATTGGCAGACATGGTGGAGGATATCCAAGTCCAAGGTAGATACAAAAGCCGTTTCAGCACCATGAAGAAACTTCTCAAGGACGGCCGCAAACCAGAAGAAGTGAATGATATTCTGGGTTTGAGAGTTATCCTGAAACAGATATCTGGGGAGAACACGACAGAGATAGGAAACAGGGCGTGTTATAGAACATATGAAGTGATTCGAACAATGTGGAAAGAAGTGCCTAGAAGGACAAAGGACTACATAGGCAGACCGAAAGCTAATGGTTATAAGAGCTTACATGTTGCTGTTGATGTCAGTGAACACAAAGGAGGGATTCCTCTAATGGAAATTCAGATACGAACAACAGAGATGGACAAGTTGGCTGATGGTGGAGCGGCATCACATTCATTGTACAAGGGTGGTCTTACTGATCCAGGAGAG GCGAAGCGGCTGAAGGCCATCATGTTGGCTGCAGCTGAGCTTGCAGCGCTGCGCCTCAGGGATTTGCCATCTTCAAATGAAAGAGGTCTTGATATTGATCAAACAAATCGAGTGTTTCGCCTTCTTGATAAAAACGGTGATGGTAGAATTAGTATCGAGGAACTCACTGAGGTGATGGAAGAGCTCGGAGCAGGAGGTAAAGATGCACAGGAACTCATGCTGCGTCTTGATGCAAACAGTGATGGTTCTTTGAGCTCTGATGAGTTTGACATGTTTCAGAGACAG GTGGAGTTCATGAGAAATATGGAATACAAAGATGATTACTACAAAACCATGCTTGGAGACAAACTTAAGATGGCTGACGACACAGGCTTAATCCAGGTTTATCGCAAAGAATTAGGAGACAAATTGGTTGTAAACTAA